A stretch of Babesia bigemina genome assembly Bbig001, chromosome : III DNA encodes these proteins:
- a CDS encoding tRNA pseudouridine synthase D (TruD) domain containing protein, putative yields MDNMGDLDGASLPLLGKSRLLGMGTTMVELMMPNVYTERIEGFIKYIPEDFVVNEIDLNGRIVVARRTAHTEVAKMALEHERNRTSGEMFLKLRRAGNVMGTVKYPSNIFTEDDGRCIDALLDELVLRMSDDQSTSISIKNPPFCLLALQENENAKELRTLAHTFIRENLPFLDSEARPLNKAGNEKNLISVGNSLSDESADGSRLVIKVFPRPDCIRFIQRARVEAADTAQEVLKDMPTSGMPTLKGVVKHLDLTEYDKIPEDYKERQKIKQYLHFNIQKRDRSTHEITHMLCRTMRRSSYDIFTAGNKDRRAITTQRFCMRRAKIEDFVAAMAHPKWLDTVVVADFRYSDERLRLGDLRGNSFWVTIRGVSDVQQALLNLESLRFNGFLNYFGLQRFGSMTVGTHMVGAAMLRRDYEDVARLIINNEPAMERYLSRRAERTAAGEGAHTEEESSENPVAEPGSEERNNDSESLQMSSTHGKHAGKRRRSRNFKTTAADGEHGGNKHAMRYSADRVDGVQAEGVECNEEFEADRLVSDEMPVQSSEMGNTHEADALMKPTSHHSFIERELMNGMERNRPIEDVLKRIPANVLSIYVHAAQSLVFNHVLTERLKKYGTKPVPGDFVIKSSQLPLTTSVEGESSETATEKSDSPGASFGDVQLQTYVVCQNDTDKWSLYDVVLPLPGDNVDYPEFLRPVYQRVVSEQFGISLDMFATVIGNLPPQFKGRERCLVGVGGGYRHIVARAHGLQYHVVPEQSPNGGALKQNLSPYVCLRNQLKQSVAAQHAMQNHDINFNGDSHADYTNQKLATRSTLVVSCALPKSCYLTCALREVLSDESLERQYIG; encoded by the coding sequence ATGGATAACATGGGTGATCTGGATGGGGCGTCTTTGCCTCTTTTGGGCAAAAGCAGGCTCTTAGGGATGGGCACCACCATGGTGGAACTAATGATGCCAAACGTTTACACGGAACGAATCGAGGGTTTCATCAAATACATACCCGAAGATTTCGTGGTCAATGAAATAGACCTGAATGGTCGCATCGTTGTTGCCAGGCGCACAGCGCATACAGAGGTCGCAAAAATGGCACTGGAGCATGAACGCAACCGCACCTCAGGGGAAATGTTTCTGAAACTGCGTAGAGCTGGCAACGTCATGGGCACCGTGAAGTATCCGTCCAACATATTTACCGAGGACGACGGCAGGTGCATCGATGCGCTTCTGGATGAACTGGTACTGCGTATGAGCGATGACCAATCAACAAGTATTTCGATTAAAAACCCACCGTTCTGCCTACTGGCTTTACAGGAAAATGAAAATGCTAAGGAATTACGTACACTTGCGCACACATTCATAAGGGAGAATCTGCCATTTTTGGACTCTGAAGCTCGCCCTTTGAACAAGGCAGGCAACGAAAAAAACCTTATCAGCGTTGGCAACAGCTTGAGTGATGAATCAGCGGACGGCTCTAGACTTGTTATCAAAGTGTTCCCACGACCCGATTGTATTAGGTTTATACAGCGGGCCAGGGTGGAGGCGGCAGATACCGCGCAGGAAGTTCTAAAGGACATGCCAACATCGGGGATGCCAACGTTGAAGGGTGTTGTGAAACACTTAGACCTCACCGAATATGACAAGATCCCTGAAGATTATAAGGAGAGGCAGAAGATAAAACAGTACTTACACTTCAACATCCAGAAACGAGATCGCAGCACGCACGAGATCACCCACATGCTGTGCCGGACAATGCGCAGATCATCGTATGACATTTTCACAGCCGGTAATAAAGACAGGCGGGCAATTACGACGCAGCGCTTCTGCATGAGACGCGCCAAAATCGAAGATTtcgtggcggcgatggcccATCCCAAGTGGCTGGATACCGTCGTAGTGGCGGATTTCCGCTACAGCGATGAGCGCTTAAGGCTAGGTGACCTTCGAGGCAATTCCTTCTGGGTGACGATACGTGGTGTATCTGACGTCCAGCAGGCCCTGCTTAATCTTGAGTCGTTGCGTTTCAATGGGTTTCTCAACTACTTCGGCTTGCAGAGGTTCGGCAGCATGACCGTTGGAACCCACATGGTCGGCGCGGCCATGTTGAGGCGCGATTACGAAGATGTAGCGAGGCTCATAATCAACAACGAACCGGCTATGGAGAGGTATCTAAGTAGGAGGGCTGAACGAACTGCCGCCGGTGAGGGAGCGCATACAGAAGAGGAGTCCTCGGAGAACCCTGTTGCAGAACCCGGGTCTGAAGAACGGAACAATGATTCGGAATCGCTGCAGATGTCCTCAACGCACGGGAAACACGCGGGGAAGAGGCGCAGAAGTCGGAACTTCAAAACAACCGCtgcggatggtgaacatggTGGAAATAAACACGCGATGCGTTATAGCGCCGACCGTGTAGATGGTGTTCAGGCTGAGGGTGTGGAATGCAATGAAGAATTTGAGGCAGATCGCCTCGTTTCAGATGAAATGCCGGTTCAGTCTTCCGAAATGGGGAACACCCATGAGGCAGATGCGTTGATGAAGCCAACGTCACATCACTCCTTCATCGAGCGAGAACTAATGAATGGCATGGAGCGCAACAGGCCAATAGAAGACGTGTTGAAACGCATCCCGGCAAACGTGCTGAGCATATATGTTCATGCGGCGCAGAGCCTGGTATTTAACCACGTGCTAACAGAACGCCTAAAGAAATACGGGACGAAACCAGTGCCCGGTGATTTCGTGATCAAGTCATCTCAACTTCCGTTGACAACCAGCGTAGAGGGCGAGAGCTCTGAAACGGCAACTGAAAAGTCTGATTCGCCGGGTGCATCCTTCGGCGATGTGCAACTTCAGACCTATGTTGTGTGTCAAAACGACACAGACAAGTGGTCGCTATACGACGTTGTTTTACCACTCCCAGGTGACAACGTGGACTACCCGGAGTTCTTAAGGCCGGTTTATCAACGTGTTGTGAGTGAACAATTTGGGATATCGCTCGACATGTTTGCTACCGTTATTGGCAACCTGCCGCCGCAATTCAAAGGCAGAGAACGCTGCTTAGTTGGGGTTGGTGGCGGTTACAGGCATATAGTGGCCCGGGCGCACGGATTGCAGTACCACGTGGTGCCAGAGCAGTCCCCGAACGGCGGCGCGCTCAAGCAGAACCTGTCGCCTTACGTATGCCTCCGAAACCAACTCAAGCAATCTGTGGCGGCTCAACATGCCATGCAGAACCATGACATCAACTTCAACGGAGATTCACATGCGGACTACACGAACCAAAAGCtcgcaacacgcagcaccttggtggTGAGCTGCGCGCT
- a CDS encoding Bax inhibitor-1, putative: MFDNQFFQRSSLWQASTLLDFTPLSKAQREHLTKVYATLALCTVITFAGAIVPLRYLNHHSVLIGLAYICLALYVVFSGPRVGGQQQPISVKRCLALSGMAFAQGLLLRELVIFVLYLNPEILTTSLFATIAIFACFSIASLCMSSRLALYLGGLATSVSFYIVLVRLTNIFIRSKFVDDVSDIVMLLSFCGFIILDTQITLRAFDHGSRDYVLHAVMLYCDILNVFLKITKILCKKEEKKKEKSESRSTL, encoded by the exons ATGTTCGACAACCAGTTTTTTCAGCGAAGCAGCCTGTGGCAGGCGTCTACTTTGCTAGACTTCACGCCTCTGTCGAAGGCTCAAAGGGAACACCTGACTAAGGTGTACGCTACTCTGGCCTTATGCACCGTTATTACGTTCGCCGGTGCCATCGTGCCGTTGAGGTACTTGAACCACCACAGTGTACTGATAGGTCTGGCCTACATATGCCTGGCGCTTTACGTCGTGTTCAGCGGCCCCCGCGTCGGTGGCCAACAGCAG CCTATCAGTGTTAAAAGATGCCTGGCCTTGTCTGGAATGGCGTTCGCCCAAGGGCTTCTGTTGCGCGAGCTGGTCATATTCGTGCTCTACCTTAACCCAG AAATTCTGACCACGTCACTGTTCGCCACGATCGCCATTTTTGCTTGCTTTTCAATTGCTTCGCTGTGCATGTCGTCTAGACTCGCACTCTACCTCGGTGGGCTGGCAACGTCTGTATCGTTCTACATCGTGCTGGTGCGACTGACCAACATATTCATCCGCTCTAAATTCGTGGATGACGTCAGCGACATTGTCATGCTACTGTCCTTTTGCGG GTTCATCATACTCGACACGCAAATTACTCTCCGCGCCTTCGACCACGGCTCGCGCGATTATGTCCTTCACGCCGTCATGCTCTATTGCGACATATTGAATGTCTTCTTAAAGATCACTAAAATCCTGTGCAAGAAGGAGGAGAAGAAAAAGGAGAAGTCCGAGTCACGTTCCACCCTCTAA